agattattttgGAGATGTCTACCTTTGTGACAAGAAAATTTGTTGGCTTTATCAGTCTGGCATTGACCTCCACCATAATGACATTCATTACATTCATCAGACAGTTTCCATTCTACTAGAAAATCAGGACCTAACATGTTGAACAAATCACCGTGACCTGAGTGAATTGGCAATATGATAAGTGAACAATTGGTAGGAAGATTATTGTCTGCTCCTATATATTTATCATCATATTGGGAAAGCTTGTAGTATATCCTAAAGCCTTCACAGCCATTGTACGTATTATAACCCGCAAAATGATCATTCTTCTTCTGAGTAATGTTAAGGGCATTAGTACTGCTACTGATGCATTTGAAGAAGCTGTTAATAATAACCATATTGAAAGAAATAGAAGGAGAGTTTGGAAGGGAGAAAGTTTTGTTGAAAGCCTAGCACTTGTGTTGCGTCAATGTTGTTTGAAGCTTCGTGTCCCCAGGCCAAACTGATGAATTCTTGGAAATGTCTTTACATAGTACCATTCTCCTCCAGGAACTAGTTGGATTCTTGGAAATGTCTTAGCATCACAACCAGATATGGGCATTATTCCACAATCAGGTTGTGTGGGAAGAGAGTAAGGAAATTTCAGGTCAGTAAAATTTCCACATGAAAAGGACTTTGGACAAGTTGAAGCATTTCTTCCCTTTGCCTGAACTAAGATCACGAGTAAAGATAGAAGAAAGCTTACAAATGAAGTGATAGCCATATTAAATATCTCAAGAAGAGGAAGACTAGATTATGAACTCATTTGTTCACTACACTTACATTTAAAAGCATATTTGATTTGGAAAATTTGTGAGAAACGTGTATCTTGGTGTAAAGACTTGAAGTCTTGCATCAATAATTAGACTTAGTCATCAAGCCTAGTGAAGAGAcaactatcattttttttgtgagtttcatatatcaactatcaattgTTCCATTTACCTACTTAAACTATATATCACTCTCTTTGTATTAAAACACACCACGATGATGAGTTTGCCAAATATTATTCCAACTCGACAACAGGCGTGTGTAGGCCAATTCAACATCGAAGGTATGTTTTAATACAGAGgcagtgatagtttaggtaggtaAAAGTGAACAGTAGATAATTGAGGTATGAAACTCGTAAAAAGGTGATAACAGTTAATGGTCTATTCTAACATTTTTGGGAGTGGAAAAGTCTCagaattatatatagatatttccAAAGAGTTCTGTCAACATCTAAAGGACCCTTCTCCTCTAGTTATGCATCCTTTTCTCTGAAATTCCAAGAAAATTTTGCTTCGTAGtctttatatacaaaatatgtAGTTCTTGTGCACATTGAATGTCTCATACAATCTGAAAACCACTATGAAAGAGGTACCTGAGAACAATTTTCATTTGACAGAACCTATATAGTATGCTCTGATGCCAATGTTCAATAAAACACACAACTAAGAAATGAAGTCACACCTCACTTGTGGGACTATACTGGGtacattgttgttgttgttgttgttgttgtcagtTCTATTATTGATGAATCTACCTCTGGTCTTGAGGGAGAATATAGATAAGGCTTGGGAGGCATTTGCAAAGAGTCTAGTTTCCCCTCTAACATTTCCACAACCTTGCTCATCGATGGCCGATTTGCCGGATCAGTCTGTATGCACCACAAACTTGCTATCACCATCTTTCTTGCACATTCGTTCTCCTCTTCATTCATTATCCCGATTAGTTGAAGCTCTTCATCTAGTTCTATTCGTCGATAGAGCCAATGTGGAAAGTAGATTTCACTCGTACGATCAACTCCAACATCAACATTCTTTCTTCCTCCAACCATCTCTAGGACCATCATTCCATAGCTATAGACGTCAGACTTGTGAGAGACACCTCCCAAGTTTCTGCAAACAACTTCTGGAGCAATATAGCCTATAGTACCTCGTGGACCTAACATTGACACGATACTCTCCTTTTTTATGCATAGTTTGGCAAGACCAAAGTCGGAGATCTTTGGACAAAAATCCTCATCTAGTAGGATATTATGACGCTTTATATCAAAATGCAAAATCCGAGTGTTACAACCACGGTGCAAGTACTCCAATCCTCGAGCAATGCCTAATGCAATTTCATACAATATTTGCCAGCCTAATTGGCGAACTCCGTCAGATATTTCCTCATAAATAAACTTTTCAAGAGATCCATTTGGCATGAACTCATATAAAAGAGCTCTTTTGTGACCCTCAAAACAAAATCCCACAAGGCTCACGATGTTAACATGTGATGTTCTGCTAATACTTGCCACTTCGTTAATAAAATCTTCACCACTGCCTTTTAGTTCATTCAGGACCTTTACTGCCACTTGACTCCCGTTACGCAAACTTCCTCTGTATACATTACCAAATCCTCCTTGGCCTAGTTTGTTTTTGAAGTGATTGGTGATTCGCTTGATGTCTGTATAGCTGTATCTTTTTGGAGCATATGACCCAGAGTTCTTCAGAAATGCTTCAATATTTCGGTGATCCTCAGCTATAGATTCCCAAAACCTGAGATTTTTGTGCCagaaaatgttttttctcaagCAGAAGAGCAAAATCACGACTCCGATGCAAGAGAAAACTGCAAATGTGGGGGGAAAAAGGAAAGTCATGCACCAGAAAGGTCCTGGTTTTGAGGCAACACAACAATTACAACATTTGCAAGGCAATAGGAGATTTTTTGTGCAAGTCTAATTACAGATAACAGACATGTACCTGTGCCTAGTATCAGTCCCAAGTTACTTTTTGCTTCTGCAAATACACAGAAATGAAAGATAAATTAGTCACAATACGAGTGAAAGCAATTCACTTTCGTTCACGTTGACATATTAAACATCTTGgaatgaaccaaccaacacacatctaaatcctttccaaaaatgaaaccAGACATACACAAGCAACTGACCTCTGGAGCAAAAGAAGTTGTTTTTGATGTCACTTTGGTATCACCCTTCTCTATGAAGACAGCTGGAATAATTTAACGACAATTCCCAATCTAATGTGAAACTAGGAGTCAATAGATCCAGCAAATCAGTAGAATTTGGTTCTGAAGGTGAACGATGAATTTGCAGGAAGATCGCTAGCTGGAATACTATGTCTTTGATCTGTTCTTGGTTTATGACACTATAAGCTAAAGGCATCACAACTCGAGTAGTTCTTATAACTTTGAAAATAACTATCAATCTGCGTACTGTTATTTGTGCATTTGAATGTACAAAGTAATATTGTTGTCGACTCAAAATAGAACGTGAGGTGGGAAAAGATAACTTATGGTTCCAATTCTTCCACAACGAAACTCTTTTGGACAAGATTTACTCTCTAATTGAACTAAGTTGAAGATAAGCCGATGAAACATAGAGAACATAGCAGAAAAGGTCTAACTCTAAACTTTTCAACAAGTAATGAACAGAAAATACTGCTGGCATAACCACAGGGTTACAGGACAAGAGGTCAAACCCTGAAATGCATGGTAATTAATCAGAACAAGGCACCATTCATCAGAGAAGTAGTTAGCTGCTATGAGAATATTAACTTGGCTGCACAGGGAAATCTTCGTACCTCAATTGGTTTGCTACCTGAACTTTCACCTTGTTGATGTTGGTGTTCGATTCCCCATATTGTAATTGTTAAATTAGGtattaggcctaactcacaccccaaaagctagctcaaagggaggaggattgcccaagccttataaggagtccacccatctcattaaccaccgatgtgcgACTTTTGTCACTCTTTAACCGTAATCCCCTCCCCCATTTCCCCTTCCCCTACcaccaatttttatatttatcttttttttttaaagttggcTGCGCAAAATTGTGGTTAACACATAATCCAAATGCTTAATGCAGCTGTATCTTGATGCCTAGATGATCAAACGATACTTTTTTGTGCGCTTGGTAATCACAAGAAAAGAACCTAAAGCACGGTGCCTAATCATATGATAAGGTTCTGCATAATTATACTGGAAAATTAACTGCTAGATAGGGGCTTACCGGAAGGGTGGCAACTCAATGCATGAGGGCTGTCAGTGCAGAAACATTTGAATTGATAATTGATAACATCAAATCCGCAATGTCCTCTACTTTCTGCACATTCACTGCAATTAGCAGCAGTCCAGTTCAATCTAAACCCCCTTCTCAAAATCCACAGATAGTCAACATCTCGATTACTTCCCTCATCACCAAGCATTTCTACTGGTGCCATTACATGTTTTTCACACACTTGTAATGCAGACTCAAATCTTTCATCATCAGCTAACATTGCATAACCCCAATCATTCACATTTTCTCCACCACAACCAAAATGAATCATGTGCTTCGAAAGATTCTCAGATATCGAACCATTACACTTCGACAACAAGTaaatttttgatttcttaacAAACTGAAAAGGGCGATTATCGAGTGACATATTCTTGATATCAGAAACACATCCATTCCTTACACTACTGTTAAAGACTGAATTTTTAAGCTGAAAAGTATGATCTTGATATCTAATATCTTCAACTACATACTCATTTCCAGCTATATGTACAGCAGGAAACCCTTGTTCACTACAATATAGCCCAAATCCAGGGTACCCACAATAAGATTCTTGAACATCTTCAATATAAAATGGAAAGCTTATTCTTGGACCATATCTACAATTTACTGATTTATTACATACTACAAACTGTGGATCAACAGCAGAACATTTATCTAGTTGCAGAATGAAGCAGAAAACACAAAGGTTTAATGATGCTATCAAGATATACCTTTTTTCTTGGTTCATCTTTAATCTTAAATAACTGAAAAATATGCTACTACACAAGTAGATAATGAAAATTATACTAAAGAGAGAAGAGGGTTTTCTTGGATTTTACCTTCTTGTTAGCAAAAAGTTGAATTCATTTGGTCTAT
The DNA window shown above is from Solanum stenotomum isolate F172 chromosome 6, ASM1918654v1, whole genome shotgun sequence and carries:
- the LOC125866674 gene encoding LEAF RUST 10 DISEASE-RESISTANCE LOCUS RECEPTOR-LIKE PROTEIN KINASE-like 1.2 — its product is MNQEKRYILIASLNLCVFCFILQLDKCSAVDPQFVVCNKSVNCRYGPRISFPFYIEDVQESYCGYPGFGLYCSEQGFPAVHIAGNEYVVEDIRYQDHTFQLKNSVFNSSVRNGCVSDIKNMSLDNRPFQFVKKSKIYLLSKCNGSISENLSKHMIHFGCGGENVNDWGYAMLADDERFESALQVCEKHVMAPVEMLGDEGSNRDVDYLWILRRGFRLNWTAANCSECAESRGHCGFDVINYQFKCFCTDSPHALSCHPSGKPLSSS
- the LOC125868876 gene encoding rust resistance kinase Lr10-like, with protein sequence MPLAYSVINQEQIKDIVFQLAIFLQIHRSPSEPNSTDLLDLLTPSFTLDWELSLNYSSCLHREGFWESIAEDHRNIEAFLKNSGSYAPKRYSYTDIKRITNHFKNKLGQGGFGNVYRGSLRNGSQVAVKVLNELKGSGEDFINEVASISRTSHVNIVSLVGFCFEGHKRALLYEFMPNGSLEKFIYEEISDGVRQLGWQILYEIALGIARGLEYLHRGCNTRILHFDIKRHNILLDEDFCPKISDFGLAKLCIKKESIVSMLGPRGTIGYIAPEVVCRNLGGVSHKSDVYSYGMMVLEMVGGRKNVDVGVDRTSEIYFPHWLYRRIELDEELQLIGIMNEEENECARKMVIASLWCIQTDPANRPSMSKVVEMLEGKLDSLQMPPKPYLYSPSRPEVDSSIIELTTTTTTTTMYPV